In Myxococcus stipitatus, the following are encoded in one genomic region:
- a CDS encoding VOC family protein, translating into MSAPLFKRVDTVFIPVRDLVAAIPWYTETLGFTLRWHSGNYAALNAGETAVTLYQPEGAFQPFTVHAPLNFHASDIKEAHRRLKKAGATVEDIVVMPDVSFFDFKDLDGNRLGVCWFPET; encoded by the coding sequence TTGAGCGCCCCCTTGTTCAAACGCGTCGACACCGTCTTCATCCCCGTGCGCGACCTTGTCGCGGCAATCCCCTGGTACACGGAGACCTTGGGGTTCACGCTGCGCTGGCACTCGGGCAACTACGCGGCGCTGAACGCGGGCGAGACAGCTGTCACCCTGTATCAACCCGAGGGAGCGTTCCAGCCGTTCACCGTGCACGCTCCGCTCAACTTCCATGCCTCCGACATCAAGGAAGCCCATCGCCGCTTGAAGAAAGCCGGGGCCACGGTCGAGGACATCGTGGTCATGCCCGACGTGAGCTTCTTCGACTTCAAGGACCTGGATGGCAACCGGCTGGGCGTCTGCTGGTTCCCCGAGACGTGA